A window of the Streptomyces griseochromogenes genome harbors these coding sequences:
- a CDS encoding ABC transporter permease, with the protein MFRTALRNVLAHKARLLMTVLAVMLGVAFVSGTLVFTNTISDAYQKSSAKGFDHVDVAVRAKYQDSKGNQVGKTPELTQALLDKAAKVPGAASATGVVTGFTAIADKDGKLVGGDWQSEGGNYSGTKDARYPLTSGHAPRGKDEVLIDSKTAERAGYKVGDTVRLSVDGPVLTPRISGIFTTDDGNVAAGGSLALFDTPTAQKLFGKKGAYDEIDVQAAAGTSQAALKSTLDKALPSHLVETTTGKRLADEQAQMISASMSGLKQALLVFAGIALFVGTFIIANTFTMLVAQRTKELALLRAVGASRRQVTRSVLIEAFVVGTVAGVTGLVAGIGIGAGLRSLMGSFGAAMPDGPLVITPGTVVSALAVGIVITVLAAWLPGRRAAKIPPVAAMSSVHAKATTKSLVLRNTLGALFSAAGIAVVLSATTMDTDSAQGPMGLGAVLLIIGVFILTPLLSRPLIAAASPVLRLFGVSGKLARQNSVRNPRRTAATASALMIGLTLITGMTVMAGSLQTAIDKMASSAVRADYIVSMANRSPLSPKVAQQIAATDGVTASSPLRDAESRIDGRTEFLTGVNGSVIGELTDLKVQDGTFKVDGTHVVVDKDRAKDYGWRAGSQFTAHYADGKAQKLTVAGIYEGNDLLNGIIVDNKDVTPHLKDPADMQVMVKTADGASDAVKTKLEKALGTNPAIKVQDKQDISNGIAKMFTTMLNMLYGLLGMAVIVAVLGVINTLAMSVFERSQEIGMLRAIGLDRKAIKRMVRLESLVISLFGGVLGIGLGVFFGWAAGELLGTKMPTYELVLPWGRMTVFLLLAAAVGVLAALWPARRAARLNMLAAIKAE; encoded by the coding sequence CAACCAGGTCGGCAAGACCCCCGAGCTGACCCAGGCGCTGCTCGACAAGGCCGCGAAGGTCCCGGGCGCCGCCTCCGCGACCGGTGTCGTCACCGGCTTCACCGCGATCGCCGACAAGGACGGCAAGCTGGTCGGCGGCGACTGGCAGTCCGAGGGCGGCAACTACTCGGGCACCAAGGACGCCCGCTACCCGCTGACGAGCGGGCACGCCCCGCGCGGCAAGGACGAGGTGCTGATCGACTCCAAGACCGCCGAGCGCGCCGGCTACAAGGTCGGCGACACGGTGCGCCTGTCCGTCGACGGCCCGGTCCTCACCCCGCGCATCAGCGGCATCTTCACCACCGACGACGGCAACGTGGCCGCCGGTGGCAGCCTCGCCCTGTTCGACACGCCGACCGCGCAGAAGCTGTTCGGCAAGAAGGGCGCGTACGACGAGATCGACGTCCAGGCGGCGGCGGGAACCAGCCAGGCCGCGCTCAAGTCCACGCTGGACAAGGCTTTGCCTTCGCACCTGGTGGAGACCACCACCGGCAAGCGGCTCGCCGACGAACAGGCGCAGATGATCTCCGCCTCGATGAGCGGTCTGAAGCAGGCCCTGCTGGTGTTCGCCGGCATCGCCCTGTTCGTCGGCACGTTCATCATCGCCAACACCTTCACCATGCTGGTCGCCCAGCGCACCAAGGAACTGGCCCTGCTGCGGGCGGTCGGCGCCTCCCGCCGGCAGGTCACCCGCTCGGTGCTGATCGAGGCGTTCGTGGTCGGCACGGTCGCCGGTGTGACCGGTCTGGTCGCCGGCATCGGCATCGGCGCGGGGCTGCGGAGCCTGATGGGCTCCTTCGGCGCGGCCATGCCGGACGGACCGCTGGTGATCACGCCGGGCACCGTGGTGTCCGCGCTCGCCGTCGGCATCGTCATCACCGTGCTGGCCGCCTGGCTGCCGGGCCGCCGGGCCGCGAAGATCCCGCCGGTGGCGGCGATGAGCAGCGTGCACGCCAAGGCGACCACCAAGTCGCTGGTGCTGCGCAACACGCTCGGCGCACTGTTCTCGGCGGCCGGCATCGCGGTGGTCCTCTCGGCCACGACGATGGACACGGACTCCGCCCAGGGCCCCATGGGTCTCGGTGCCGTCCTGCTCATCATCGGCGTGTTCATCCTGACCCCGCTGCTGTCCCGCCCGCTGATCGCGGCCGCCTCCCCGGTGCTGCGCCTCTTCGGTGTCTCGGGCAAGCTGGCCCGCCAGAACTCGGTGCGCAACCCGCGCCGTACGGCGGCCACGGCCTCCGCGCTGATGATCGGCCTGACCCTGATCACCGGGATGACGGTGATGGCGGGCAGCCTGCAGACGGCGATCGACAAGATGGCCAGCTCGGCGGTCCGCGCGGACTACATCGTCTCGATGGCCAACCGCTCGCCGCTCTCCCCCAAGGTGGCACAGCAGATCGCCGCCACCGACGGGGTCACCGCCAGCAGCCCGCTACGCGACGCGGAGTCCCGCATCGACGGCCGGACCGAGTTCCTGACCGGCGTCAACGGCTCGGTGATCGGCGAGCTGACGGACCTCAAGGTGCAGGACGGCACGTTCAAGGTCGACGGCACGCACGTCGTCGTGGACAAGGACCGCGCCAAGGACTACGGCTGGCGGGCCGGTTCCCAGTTCACCGCGCACTACGCGGACGGCAAGGCGCAGAAGCTGACGGTCGCCGGGATCTACGAGGGCAACGACCTGCTCAACGGGATCATCGTCGACAACAAGGACGTCACCCCGCACCTGAAGGACCCGGCCGACATGCAGGTCATGGTCAAGACGGCGGACGGCGCCTCCGACGCGGTCAAGACGAAGCTGGAGAAGGCACTCGGTACCAACCCGGCGATCAAGGTCCAGGACAAGCAGGACATCTCCAACGGCATCGCGAAGATGTTCACGACGATGCTGAACATGCTCTACGGCCTGCTCGGCATGGCGGTGATCGTCGCGGTCCTCGGCGTCATCAACACCCTGGCCATGTCGGTCTTCGAGCGCTCCCAGGAGATCGGGATGCTCCGTGCGATCGGCCTGGACCGCAAGGCGATCAAGCGGATGGTCCGCCTGGAGTCCTTGGTGATCTCCCTGTTCGGCGGCGTGCTCGGCATCGGCCTGGGCGTGTTCTTCGGCTGGGCGGCCGGTGAGCTGCTGGGGACGAAGATGCCGACGTACGAACTGGTGCTGCCCTGGGGCCGGATGACGGTCTTCCTGCTGCTGGCGGCGGCGGTCGGCGTGCTGGCCGCCCTGTGGCCGGCCCGGCGCGCGGCCCGGCTGAACATGCTGGCGGCGATCAAGGCCGAGTAG